The nucleotide window GATATTTAAAATTTGATTATACTGAGCTGGTGCTAATATTATTTCATCATTTTCAGTACTAACAAGTAAACAACTTTTTTCTATCATTTTTCTTTCTTTCAGGTTTTAAAACTAAAACAATAATACTATTTAAACTATGAGAAAAAGCTAAAGAAAAAACTTTTAGTTGTTTTCTTTAGGCTTAGGTTGGAGGTTATTAACTCCTTTAAATGGTTCATGCCATTGAAGTTGTGAAGGAGTTGCTTCAGTTTTTTTATTTGAAGATGTATCAAAATGAATTGCATTTACAGGAGGCTTTTTTTCAAGATATGAAAATGCAATAGCTAAAATAATAGCACTAATAATGAGTTTGATAATTGTATATTTTAAATCTTTCATAAAAAGATTTTCTCATTATTTAGATTAATCTTTTCTGTATGAAGATTAATAACCTCAAAAGAGGTTATTAATGTTTAACTTTTAGATTATTTTTATTGATAGTTTCAATAAGTTTCATAATATTAGCAACTTTTTCTTCTTCTTTTTTGATATTATCTTCACTGTGTAAAGTGAAAATTTCCATTTTTTTATCAAGGTAATTTGTAGTAAATTTACCATCAATAAAATCTTGGTCTCTTACAATTTCTCTATGAAGTGGAATATTTGTTGGGAATCCTTCTATATAAAACTCATCTAAAGCTCTTTTTGCTTTTTTAACTGCACCTTTCCAGTCAAGTGCCCAAACGATTAGTTTTCCAATCATTGAGTCATAATTTGCAGGAACTTTATATCCAGTATAAATACTTGTATCAATTCTAACTCCTGGACCTCCTGGAGTTAAATATTTACTAATTGTTCCAACTGATGGCATAAAGTTTTTTTGTGGATTTTCTGCATTTATTCTAAACTCAATAGCATATCCTCTAAAATGTACATCTTCTTGTAAGAATTGAAGTTTATCACCTTCTGCTATTTCAATCATTCTTTGAATAATATCAACACCTGTGATTGTTTCAGTAACTGGATGTTCTACTTGAACTCTTGTATTCATTTCAATAAAGAAGATATTATTGCTTTCATCAACTAAAAACTCAATTGTTCCAACACTTTCATATCCTAGTTTGAACATAGCTTTTGTTGCAATTCTATAAAGTTCTTTTCTAGTTGCTGAATCTAATCTTGGGCTTGGTGCAATTTCGATAACTTTTTGATGTCTTCTTTGAATAGAACAATCTCTCTCACCTAAGTGAAGAACGTTTCCATATTTATCTGCAATAATTTGAATTTCGATATGTCTTGGATTTTCAACATATTTTTCAATAAATGCTTCACCTCGACCAAAATATTTTTTTGCTTCATTTGTAGCACTTTCAAACATATCTTTGAACTCTTTTTCAGCTCGAACGATTCTCATACCTCGTCCACCACCACCAAAAGCAGCTTTGATAATAATAGGGAAACCAATTTCTTTAGCTATTCTTGCACCTTCTTCTACATTTATTATTGGTTCATCTGTTCCTTCAAGAACTGGAACACCAACTTTTTTCATAGCTACTTTTGAAGCCATTTTATCTCCAAAAAGTTCTATATGCTCTGGTTTTGGACCAATAAAAATAAGTCCATTATCTTCGCAGGCTTTTGCAAAATCAGCGTTTTCACTTAAAAATCCATATCCAGGATGAATAGCATCACAATTTGCTTTTTTTGCAATAGAAATGATTTTTTCATAGTCAAGATAAGCTTGAACTACATCTCCCATAATTGGATAACATTCATCAGCTTTTCTTACCCAAATTCCTTCTACATCAATCTCTGAAAATATAGCTACGCTACTAATTTCTAACTCTTTACAAGCTCTAATAATTCTTAAAGCTATCTCTCCTCTATTTGCAATAAGTACTTTTGAGATTTTTTTCATTTTTTTGCCTTTTTTGAATCTTTTTTAAAATATTTTAGCATTGTAGAGTTTTTTAAAAATTTATTCTTCTTAATTTATGCTGATTTAATTGTTGTATATTGCTTATTTTATTGTTTTTTACTGTTCTTTTAATTGTTGATTTTTAAATAAGAAAATTGAATTACTAAGCTCTTTGAAACTTAGTAATTTTGTGTAAAACTTTTTTATTCCTGAATAGTCCAGATTAATTTTGAACTGTCAAATTCTAAACTTGGGAGTTTTTGTAAAATCTCATTTTTGATTTTTTCATCTAGTTTTGAATCTCTTGCTAAAATCCAAAGATACTCTCTACTTGGGGTTCCAACAACGGCATATTTGTAGTTTTCATCAAGCATTAAAACCCAATAATCTCCATAAAATGGTCTAAAAAAACTAACTTTTAATTTGCTGTTTGTTTCATCAATTGCATAAGCTCTACCAATTGCCTCTTTTTTCTCATTTGTTTGGATTTTTGTACATCTATTGATTACTTTGATTGTCTCTTCATTCATCATAGAGTAGTTTGCAGTTACATTTTTACAATTTCTTTCAAAAAAATGTTCATATCTTGCTATTTCGTACCAAGTACCTAAATACTTATTTAGTTCTACTTTTTGTACAGTTTGTAAAGGTGGATTTTTTGAAGAACAAGCTGTGAGTAAGATTGTAAAACAAAAAAGTATTAGAAGTTTGAAAATTTTTGCCATAAAAAAACCTTTTTATTTTAGTATATAAAAAAAGATATTTTTTTAATATGGCTTTTATGTTTTTTAATCAAAAAATTTTATATATAAATAAAACCTTCAAGATATTTTACAGCTTTCCCTAAAATAACTACTTTATCATCTGATACAATACATTTTAGTAAACCACCACGCATAGATGCTTGATATGCAAGCAATTCATTTTTATCTAATTTTTCTGCCCATAACGGAGCAAGTCCTGTATGAATTGAACCTGTTACTGGATCTTCTATTCCTCCATTTGCTGGCCAGAAATATCGAGAAATAAAATCATAAGTTTTAGAATCTGATGTAATACTTACATCCCGTGGAGCTAATTTTTTTATCTCTTCTAAATCAACTTTTATATTTAAAACTTCATTTTCATTTTCATAAACTATAAAATATGCTTGTTGATTTATATAAACTTCTTTAGGTTTTATCGAAAGACCATTTATTAATTCAATAGGGATATTTTCTACTTTTTTAGGTTTTCTATTTGGAAAAGTCATCTCTATATAGTCATCTTCTAATTTTTTTATACAAAGATTTCCTACAGTTCTAGTTTCAAATATTATTTCATTTAGTGTTAGATTTTCTTCAAATAATACATAAGCAGTAGCAAGTGTAGCATGACCGCAAAAATCAATCTCAGTTATAGGTGAAAACCATCTTATTTCATAATTATTGTTGGCAATTTTTTTTGCAAATGCTGTTTCTGATAGATTATTTTCTGTTGCAATTGCTTGCATAAGTTTTTTATCTAACCATTCATCAAGTATTATAACAGCTGCATAATTTCCTTTGAATATTTTATCAGTAAAAGCATCTATTTGATATATTTTTAATTTCATAATTTTTCCTAAGTTTAAAACTCTATTGTACAGTTTTTTTAGTTATTTTAATTAATAGAAGAGTTTTTAAGTTTATATTTTATTAGATCCTTATGATAATAGTTTATTTTTTGAAAATGAAGAAATAGCTAATGATTATTATATAAAATCTTGTAGTCAAGAAAAGTATTATGAAAAAGCTTTTGAAATTTCAAAAAAAGAAAATATAGAAATAATTATTGGTTTTAGTATAAGTGGAACAATCGTATGGAGATTAAGTAAAAATAGATTTAATAAATTAAAAAAAATAGTCTGTTTTTAGTCTTCTCAAATTAGGAATAATTTGAATATTGAATCAAAAATTGATACAAAGATAATTTTTGCAAAAAAAGAAGATAGTTTTGATACTCAAAAAATGAAAGAAATTCTATCAATAAAAGAAAATGTAAATATAAGAGTAGAAATTAGTGATTTTGAACATGGATTTATGAATGAATAAGATATTTATTAAACATTTGTTGAATCTCTTAGTTTATTTCTTATAAAAATAATTGAGTCAATAAGTGGTTTTTTTTCAATATTATATTTATATGATTTTTGAAGAGCTTTTTCGATACTTGTTTCAGAAAAAGGTTCTTTTGGATTACAAACAGTTTTTATTATGTTTAAGATTTGTGCTTTTTGTTTATATTCAATAGGACAATTTTCAATGTCATCAACAAACTCAATTGTTTTTATTAAATTACTGCTTAGTTTCCAATATTTAAATATTTTAAAAGTTATCATTTGTAATTTGATAGGGCTCTAAATCAGTTTTTAATAAATTTTGTATAGTTTCATTTATTGTTATATAAATAGTAAATTTTATTCCTAATAAGTTGATAATTTTTCTTGGAGTTTCAACCTTTGAACGAAAACCAAAAATAGAAGAATTTGATATTTTTAATAAAGTTGAAACAGCTAAAGAGTCTTTTTATAAAATTTTTGATTATTGAATTTTATTTTGTTAATTTTTTTATCATTTTTTGTTTCTATATAAAAAAATAGATAAGTATGATTTTCTTTATACATTTAATGTCCTTAGAAATAAAACTACTATAGTAGTTTGTTATGAAACTATATTACAACTAAACTTAACATAAAATAAATTACTATAGTAGGTTTTGAAGTGGCAAAATTTGATTTTACAAATAAAGAAATAGAAGAAATACATAAAATTGTAGGAAAAAATGTAAAAAAATATAGAGTTTTAAGAGGTTTGACTCAATTAGATTTATCTTATGAAATGGGTAATAAATCAGTAAGTTTAGTTTCTGCTTGTGAACCTTGTAGTAATGGAAAGCATTTTAATATAGAGCATTTATATAAAATTAGTAAAATTTTAGATGTTCCAATAGGCAATTTTTTTGAAATTGAAGAAGAAATAGTTTAGTTAATATAGCTATGTCTTAGTAAGACATAGCTGCTCCACTTGCTCCCATAATCTCTTTCGCATCTTCACTCATCATAGATGGATCCCAAATAGGCTCAAACACTAGATTTACTTTTACTTCATCAACTTCATCAACTGCCAAAGTTACATATTTTACTTGTTCAAGTAAACTATCTGCAACTGGACAAGCTGGACTTGTAAGTGTCATATCTATTTCACAATTAAGATAATTTCCTCTTTCTTCAAGTCTTATATCATAAATTAATCCAAGATTATAAATATCAGCTGGAATTTCCGGGTCATATACTTTTTTTAAATTTTCTATTATTTTTTCTTTTATATTTTCTAAATCAAAAATTTTATCATCCATTTTAAATCCTTTATGCTTTTAAAGCATACTCTTTTATTTTTTTCATCATTCCAATAACTCCACTTTGTCTATTTGGAGTTATAACTTCACTAAGTTTCAGTTCATGAACAATATCCATATCAATATCTTTTAATTCTTGTATAGTTGCACCAGAAAAAATTTTTAATATCATATAAACTAAACCTTTTACAATTATTGCATCACTTGTACCGTGAAAATACATTTTTCCATCTTTTATCTCATGTGTTAACCAAACTTGAGAAGTACAACCATGAACTATATTTGCTGGTATTTTGTCAGTTTCATTAAACTCTTCTAGTTTTTTTCCTAAATCAATAATATATTCATATTTTGCAAGTTCATCATCAAAAAAATCTAAATCTTCTTTTATCTCATTTACTCTTTCTTCAATGCTACTCATTTTATCCCTTTAACATCGTTAAGGCTCTTTTTAATGCCTCAATTAATTTATCAACATCAACATAATCATTATAAAAAGCTGTGCTAACTCTAATAGTTCCTTTTACTCCAAGTTTTTTCATAATAGGTTGTGCACAGTGATGACCAACTCTTAGAGCAACTCCCATTTTATCAAGAAGTATTCCAATATCGTCGTGAACTATTCCTTTGAAGTTGAAACTTCTACTTCCAATTGCATTTGTAATGTCATTGTAAAATACAATATCTGGAAGTTTTGCTAACTCTTCATCTAAATATTTAAAAACTTTATGTTCTAAATTTTCAATATTTTCATATCTTACATGATTTATATATTCTAATGCTTTTCCAAAACCTATAACACCAGCAATATTTTGTGTTCCTGCTTCAAATTTATATGGAGAATCAAGTAAAGTTGAACCATTAAAATCAACTTCATGTATAGTTGCTCCACCAGTTTGATAAGGTTTTATATCTTTTAGATATTTTTCTTTTATATAAATTGCTCCAACACCAGTTGGTCCAAATGTTTTATGACCAGAAATTGCAAAAAAATCAACATCAAGTTTTTGCATATCTACTTTTAGATGAGCCAAACTTTGAGCTCCATCACACATAACAACAGCTCCATAAGAGTGAGCTAGTTTTGTAATAGCTTCTATATCATGGATTTTTCCAAAAGCATTTGAAATATGAGTAATACTTACAAAAGCATTTGGATTAGCTTTTAAAAGTTCTTCAAAATGGTTCATATCAAAATCTAAATTTTCATTACAATTTACAACTTCAAGACCATTTCCCAAAGTTCTTCCTTGCATATGCCAAGGTACGATATTTGAGTGGTGTTCTAAACTAGAAATTATTACAGTTTTAAAATCTTTTGCAAAAGATGTTGCTATAAAGTTTAAAGATTCTGTTACACCTTTTGTAAAAACAATTTCCTCTTTTGCTGAAGCATTTATAAACTCTTTTAAAAGGATTCTTACTTTCTCAAACTCCAAAGTCGCCCTATTAGCATCGCCAAAGTTACTTCTATGAGTGTTTGAGCAATAATGTTCATAATATTCAACTTGCGAATCTATAACACTTTTTGGTTTTTGAGTTGTTGCTCCATTATCCAAATAAATAGTTTTTGAGTTTTGGAAGTATGGAAAATCATTTTTAAACATATTTTTCCCTTTTATAATTTTCTACAAACTCTTTTATTATCTCATTTTTTATATTAGATTTTATTGTACTTTCAAAAGCATTTAATAACATTTCATAAGCTTTTTCTTTTTTTATACCACGTGAACAAAGATATAAAAGTTGTTCTTGGTTTAAAGTTCCTGTTGTTGCCCCGTGTGAAGCTTCAAGCTCATCTATTAAAATTTCAAGATGAGGTTGTGCAAAAATTGTTGCATCATCACTTAATAATATAGTGTTACAGTTTTGAAATGCTTTTGTAAATGGTGCTGTTTCATTTACAATAGATTTTATTTTTACAACAGCTTTTGAACTATCTTTTAAAGAATTCTTATAGTTTATTGAACTTGTAGAATTTTTTTCGTTATGCACTGTTTTTACTAAAGTTGCAGTTGTTGAATCATTTGATAATTTAGTCAATCCATTTAATTCATAGTTCACAAACTCTTTATTTATAATATTTTCAAAACTATTTACTATAAAACCATCACCAAACTCAAGATTTGTTATTTCAAGATTTGAGCTTTTTTCTTGTTTTATACTATTTGCAAAAATCATAGAATTTGAAGCATTTATATCTTGAATTTTTACATATTCCAAAGAGGCATTTTCTTCTAAAACTATATTTCTATTTACTGTAAAAGCAGAGTTTGTAGAACTGTTTACAAAAACTTCTACAACTTGAGCTTTGATATTTTCTTTTACTTCTATTTTTAAAGAGTTAGAAAAAAGTGTTTCATCTTCTTTTATTTTATGAATTAAAAAAATTGGTTCAGCAATATTTTTATCTATAGTTAAAACTTTTTGATTTTCATCTAAACTTTTTGTAATATTAAATAAAACAGATTCATAAGAGTTTTCATCTTTTATAGTTTTTAAACCCATAATATCAAATTCATAAGTTTTAGTTTCTTTAAATTCAGTAGAAAACAAAGAATCAAAATTTATTTTTAAAAACTCTTCATCTTTTTTATTTGGAAGATTGGTGTTTAATTCATTTATTTTCATCTTTTATTCCTATTGCTTCATAACCTTTTTCATCTAGTTCTAAAGCTAAGTTATAATCTCCTGTTTTAGCAATTTTTCCATCATTTAAAATATGAACAAAATCAGGTTTAATAAGTTCTAAAAGTCTATCATAGTGTGTAATCATTAAAATTGATCGTTTTCCATCAAGCATTGAGTTTATAACATTTGCAACAGTTTTTATAGCATCTACATCAAGCCCTGAATCTATCTCATCAAGTATTATTAAATCAGGTTTTAGCATAAGTAGTTGGATTAATTCATTTCTTTTTTTCTCCCCACCACTAAATCCATCATTTAAATCTCTTTGTAGTAGTTTTCTATCAATATTAAATTTTGAAGTTTCTTCTTTTACAAGTTTTAAAAATTCCATTGCATCAAGCTCTTTTAGTCCTTCATATGCTCTTTTTTCATTTATTGCTGTTTTTAAAAAGTAACTATTGTTAACACCTGGAACTTCAACAGGAGTTTGAAAACTCATAAAAATTCCTTCATTTGCTCTTTGTGCTACATCCATTTCAAGTAAATCTTTATTTTTATAAGTTATTTTCCCTTCAGTTACAATACAGTCATAATGAGCACTGATTGTTTTTACCAAAGTAGATTTTCCTGCTCCATTTGTTCCCATAAGAACATGAACTTCACCTTCATTTATCTCTAAATCTATACCTTTTAAAATCTCTTTATCTTTTATATTAACTTTTAAATTTTCTATTTTTAATAATCTATTTTTCATAATTTATCCCACACTTCCTTCAAGCGATATATTTAATAACTCTTTTGCTTCTGCTGCAAATTCCATTGGCAATTCTTTTAAAACTTCTTTACAAAAACCATTTACAATCATAGCAATAGCATCTTCTTCTGCAATTCCTCTTTGATTTAAATAAAATAGTTGTTCATCAGAAATTTTTGAAGTTGTTGCTTCATGTTCTATATTTGCACTGCTATTTCTTATCTCATGATATGGATAAGTATGCGCATGACATTTATTTCCAATCAAAAGTGAATCACATTCAGAAATATTTCTTGCATTTGAAGCATTTTTTCCAACTCTAACAAGTCCTCTATAAGCATTTACTCCGTGCATTGCAGAAATACCTTTTGAAATAATTGTTGATTTAGTATTTTTACCTAAATGAACCATTTTTGTTCCAGTATCTGCTTGTTGTGCTTTTGAGGCAATTGCAACTGAATAAAACTCTCCAACGCTATTATCTCCTTGAAGTATACAAGAAGGATATTTCCAAGTGATTGCACTTCCAGTTTCAACTTGTGTCCAAGAAATTTTAGAGTTATCACCTTTACATAAACCTCTTTTTGTTACAAAGTTTAATATTCCACCTTTTCCATTATCATCACCTGGAAACCAGTTTTGAATAGTTGAGTATTTTATTTGTGCATTTTTTAAAGCGCATAGTTCAACAACAGCTGCGTGAAGTTGTCTTTCATCTCTTGTTGGAGCAGAACATCCTTCATTGTAAGAAACATAACTTCCTTCATCACAGATTATCAAGGTTCTTTCAAATTGTCCTGTATTTAAAGCATTTATTCTAAAATAAGTTGAAAGTTCCATCGGACATCTAGTATTAGGTGGAATATATACAAAACTACCATCAGTAAATACTGCACAATTTAAAGCTGCAAAATAGTTATCAGTTGGTGGAACAACACTTGCTAAATATTCTTTAACAAGTTCAGGGTATTTATGTGCTGCTTCACTGATTGAACAAAATATAATTCCTAATTTTTCAAGCTCTTCTTGATATGTTGTTTTAACTGAAACAGAATCAAAAACAGCATCAACTGCAACACCTGCAAGTTGTTTTTGTTCTTCAAGTGGAATACCAAGTTTTTCATAAGTTTTTAAAATTTCAGGGTCAACTTCATCCAAAGAATTTAAAGCTCGTTTAGGAGCAGAATAGTAAGCAATATCTTGATAATCAATTTTTGGATATTTCAAATGAGCCCAAGTTGGTTCTTCCATCTTTAGCCATTTTTTGTATGCTTTTAATCTAAAATCTAAAAGCCAAGATGGTTCATTTTTTTTTGCACTTATGGCTCTTATTACATCTTCATTTAAACCTTTTTCAAAAGTGTCACTTTGAACTAAAGTTTCAAATCCGAGTTTATACTCTTTATTTATTACGTCATGTATTTGTTGATTCTCACTCATGACTTCTCCAATATAATATTAATTTTTTAAATAAGATAAAAATTATCCTATTTAGAATACTATCATAAAGTAGTATACAATGTAAAGATAAATTATTTTATAAAAATTATATAAATCTAATAAAGATTATTTTCAAAATATATTATTTATTTCAAATAAAATTTTAATAAAATTTGTTATAAGATTAAAAAAACTTATAATTGAAAGCCACAATGCACATAGAAAAATTCAGAAATTTTATAGAAGAATCAATTTTAACAATTGTTATTTTTTTCTTTTTATTATTCACATCTTTTTTTTATTTTAAATTTCAGTTAGAAAAAGAGATACAAACTTATTTAACTAATTTAAAACAATTATATGCAACACAATATGATACTATTTACGATAATTTTAACAAACTTTCTCAAAATAGTTTTTATGGAATTATAAATAAACCAGAAATTTATGATTTAGTAAAATATGCATATAAACAAGATAGTGAACTTCAAAGCTTTTATCGAGAACGTTTGTATCAAAAATTAATATCTGATTATATTAGATTAAAAGAGTACAAATTTTATCAAATTCATTTTCATTTCCCAGATAATACAAGTTTTTTAAGAATGCACGAAAAAGATAAATTTGGAGATAATCTAACAAAAGATAGATTTAGTGTAAAAGAAGTAAATGAAAATTTAAAACCAGTATATGGTTATGAAATAGGGAAAATGGTTGATGGATTTAGATTTGTATATCCTCTTTTTGATGAAAAACTTTTTCATATAGGAAGTGTTGAATTATCTGTTAGCTCAGATTTTTTTGAAAAAAATTTTGAAACAAGTTTTGATGTTGATGTTCATTTTTTAATTAAAAAATCTATCGTTGAAGAAAGAGTTTTTAAAGAGTATT belongs to Arcobacter defluvii and includes:
- a CDS encoding SufD family Fe-S cluster assembly protein; protein product: MKINELNTNLPNKKDEEFLKINFDSLFSTEFKETKTYEFDIMGLKTIKDENSYESVLFNITKSLDENQKVLTIDKNIAEPIFLIHKIKEDETLFSNSLKIEVKENIKAQVVEVFVNSSTNSAFTVNRNIVLEENASLEYVKIQDINASNSMIFANSIKQEKSSNLEITNLEFGDGFIVNSFENIINKEFVNYELNGLTKLSNDSTTATLVKTVHNEKNSTSSINYKNSLKDSSKAVVKIKSIVNETAPFTKAFQNCNTILLSDDATIFAQPHLEILIDELEASHGATTGTLNQEQLLYLCSRGIKKEKAYEMLLNAFESTIKSNIKNEIIKEFVENYKREKYV
- a CDS encoding metal-sulfur cluster assembly factor, coding for MDDKIFDLENIKEKIIENLKKVYDPEIPADIYNLGLIYDIRLEERGNYLNCEIDMTLTSPACPVADSLLEQVKYVTLAVDEVDEVKVNLVFEPIWDPSMMSEDAKEIMGASGAAMSY
- the sufB gene encoding Fe-S cluster assembly protein SufB — its product is MSENQQIHDVINKEYKLGFETLVQSDTFEKGLNEDVIRAISAKKNEPSWLLDFRLKAYKKWLKMEEPTWAHLKYPKIDYQDIAYYSAPKRALNSLDEVDPEILKTYEKLGIPLEEQKQLAGVAVDAVFDSVSVKTTYQEELEKLGIIFCSISEAAHKYPELVKEYLASVVPPTDNYFAALNCAVFTDGSFVYIPPNTRCPMELSTYFRINALNTGQFERTLIICDEGSYVSYNEGCSAPTRDERQLHAAVVELCALKNAQIKYSTIQNWFPGDDNGKGGILNFVTKRGLCKGDNSKISWTQVETGSAITWKYPSCILQGDNSVGEFYSVAIASKAQQADTGTKMVHLGKNTKSTIISKGISAMHGVNAYRGLVRVGKNASNARNISECDSLLIGNKCHAHTYPYHEIRNSSANIEHEATTSKISDEQLFYLNQRGIAEEDAIAMIVNGFCKEVLKELPMEFAAEAKELLNISLEGSVG
- the sufC gene encoding Fe-S cluster assembly ATPase SufC, which translates into the protein MKNRLLKIENLKVNIKDKEILKGIDLEINEGEVHVLMGTNGAGKSTLVKTISAHYDCIVTEGKITYKNKDLLEMDVAQRANEGIFMSFQTPVEVPGVNNSYFLKTAINEKRAYEGLKELDAMEFLKLVKEETSKFNIDRKLLQRDLNDGFSGGEKKRNELIQLLMLKPDLIILDEIDSGLDVDAIKTVANVINSMLDGKRSILMITHYDRLLELIKPDFVHILNDGKIAKTGDYNLALELDEKGYEAIGIKDENK
- a CDS encoding helix-turn-helix domain-containing protein → MAKFDFTNKEIEEIHKIVGKNVKKYRVLRGLTQLDLSYEMGNKSVSLVSACEPCSNGKHFNIEHLYKISKILDVPIGNFFEIEEEIV
- a CDS encoding SufE family protein; amino-acid sequence: MSSIEERVNEIKEDLDFFDDELAKYEYIIDLGKKLEEFNETDKIPANIVHGCTSQVWLTHEIKDGKMYFHGTSDAIIVKGLVYMILKIFSGATIQELKDIDMDIVHELKLSEVITPNRQSGVIGMMKKIKEYALKA
- a CDS encoding lipocalin family protein; the encoded protein is MAKIFKLLILFCFTILLTACSSKNPPLQTVQKVELNKYLGTWYEIARYEHFFERNCKNVTANYSMMNEETIKVINRCTKIQTNEKKEAIGRAYAIDETNSKLKVSFFRPFYGDYWVLMLDENYKYAVVGTPSREYLWILARDSKLDEKIKNEILQKLPSLEFDSSKLIWTIQE
- a CDS encoding aminotransferase class V-fold PLP-dependent enzyme, yielding MFKNDFPYFQNSKTIYLDNGATTQKPKSVIDSQVEYYEHYCSNTHRSNFGDANRATLEFEKVRILLKEFINASAKEEIVFTKGVTESLNFIATSFAKDFKTVIISSLEHHSNIVPWHMQGRTLGNGLEVVNCNENLDFDMNHFEELLKANPNAFVSITHISNAFGKIHDIEAITKLAHSYGAVVMCDGAQSLAHLKVDMQKLDVDFFAISGHKTFGPTGVGAIYIKEKYLKDIKPYQTGGATIHEVDFNGSTLLDSPYKFEAGTQNIAGVIGFGKALEYINHVRYENIENLEHKVFKYLDEELAKLPDIVFYNDITNAIGSRSFNFKGIVHDDIGILLDKMGVALRVGHHCAQPIMKKLGVKGTIRVSTAFYNDYVDVDKLIEALKRALTMLKG
- a CDS encoding PhzF family phenazine biosynthesis protein — encoded protein: MKLKIYQIDAFTDKIFKGNYAAVIILDEWLDKKLMQAIATENNLSETAFAKKIANNNYEIRWFSPITEIDFCGHATLATAYVLFEENLTLNEIIFETRTVGNLCIKKLEDDYIEMTFPNRKPKKVENIPIELINGLSIKPKEVYINQQAYFIVYENENEVLNIKVDLEEIKKLAPRDVSITSDSKTYDFISRYFWPANGGIEDPVTGSIHTGLAPLWAEKLDKNELLAYQASMRGGLLKCIVSDDKVVILGKAVKYLEGFIYI
- a CDS encoding acetyl-CoA carboxylase biotin carboxylase subunit; its protein translation is MKKISKVLIANRGEIALRIIRACKELEISSVAIFSEIDVEGIWVRKADECYPIMGDVVQAYLDYEKIISIAKKANCDAIHPGYGFLSENADFAKACEDNGLIFIGPKPEHIELFGDKMASKVAMKKVGVPVLEGTDEPIINVEEGARIAKEIGFPIIIKAAFGGGGRGMRIVRAEKEFKDMFESATNEAKKYFGRGEAFIEKYVENPRHIEIQIIADKYGNVLHLGERDCSIQRRHQKVIEIAPSPRLDSATRKELYRIATKAMFKLGYESVGTIEFLVDESNNIFFIEMNTRVQVEHPVTETITGVDIIQRMIEIAEGDKLQFLQEDVHFRGYAIEFRINAENPQKNFMPSVGTISKYLTPGGPGVRIDTSIYTGYKVPANYDSMIGKLIVWALDWKGAVKKAKRALDEFYIEGFPTNIPLHREIVRDQDFIDGKFTTNYLDKKMEIFTLHSEDNIKKEEEKVANIMKLIETINKNNLKVKH